Within the Borreliella mayonii genome, the region ATTCGAGTACTTAAAATTAAATGCCGTCGAAATTTGTGTTTTAAAAGATATAAAAAAAGTTATTTATAAGTTCTATGAGTCGATTTTAGATATAGAAAATGATGCGGAGACAATAAATATATTGTCTCCGCATAAAAGTCAAAACATTTTAAATGAATTTTTTTTTAATTTGGGGCCAAAAAAGTCTAAAGAATTAATCAACCTTTTTCGTAAAATTAAAGTAAAGCTGGGTGATAATGTGTTTGAAAATAAGGTTTTCATATTCTATTTATGTCTTGATGATGTAGATTTTTTTAAACTTTTGTATGTGCTTGATAAAAGCAATTTTGATGATTATCTAATATTGATTTATGAAAAATTTCTTGCTATAAGAAAAGATTTGAAATTAATATTGAACAATTATGGTTCGAATAACTTGTAA harbors:
- a CDS encoding P52 family lipoprotein, translating into MENIFEYLKLNAVEICVLKDIKKVIYKFYESILDIENDAETINILSPHKSQNILNEFFFNLGPKKSKELINLFRKIKVKLGDNVFENKVFIFYLCLDDVDFFKLLYVLDKSNFDDYLILIYEKFLAIRKDLKLILNNYGSNNL